The genomic segment TAAATCCGTAGGTCTGGTTGGCATCGCTCTGTCGGGGGAATGGGGAGAACCGGTGGATATCAGCAACCAGAAAGACATTGAAGCAGCTGAGAGATATGTCCAGTTCCACCTGGGATGGTTTGCCACACCGATCTTTCATGGCGACTACCCTCAAGTGATGAAAGACTTCATAGGTATGTTAAACTGTAAATGCTCCTAAATTAGTGTTATTTATATAACAGGAATTAAATAATTGCTACTTGTGGCTATGTGCAGGGAGAAAGAGTGTCCAGCAGGGCCTCGGGACGTCTCGACTGCCCACATTTTCCCCTCAAGAGAAGAGCTACATAAAGGGGACCTGTGACTTCCTTGGCATTGGTCATTTCACCACCCGCTACATCacccaaaaaaacaacccaTCGGGCCGTAGCAGCAGCAACTACTTTAGTGACCGTGACCTGGCTGAGCTGGTTGACCCAAGATGGCCTGACCCTGGTTCAGAGTGGCTCTATGCCGTGCCCTGGGGTTTTAGACGTCTGCTCAATTTTGTCAAGGTTACTCATTGATATTTGTGCTGCACCTAAAATAATCTACAaactctttatttaaaaaagtaactcataTTGATTTCATCCTCATTTAGACTCAGTATGGGAACCCAATGATTTATGTGACTGAGAATGGAGTCTCGGAGAAGATGTTATGCACAGAGCTTTGTGATGAATGGAGGATACAGTACTATAAAGACTACATCAATGAGATGCTTAAAGGTGAATGAGCTCACATGTATTcaacaaaaaatgcaaaaatgtgcCTACTGTATTAAATTCTAATTACTTCTTTGTAGTTATCAAGCTCTTTGATTTCTTTGTCACCCAGCTATCAAAGACGGAGTCAATGTGAAGGGCTACACTGCATGGTCGCTGCTGGACAAATTTGAGTGGGATGAAGGTTTCTCTGAGAGATTTGGCTTGTACTATGTGGACTTCAGGAACAAAAATAAGCCTCGCTATCCCAAAGCTTCTGTTCAGTTTTACAAACGCATTATCAGCTCCAATGGATTTCCCAATCAAAGAGAGGTGAGCAGAAAGGACTACAAAGCCCTGCCACTCCGAGGGGTTTTTAATTACATGGTTTATTCTGTACTGTGCCACAAAATGCAACAAGTCTCTGATTATATCTGACTGTCTTGTGAACAGGTTGAAAACTGGAGGCGAAAGGCGGTTGAAACGTGCTCTTCCAGCAATCAGCTTCTAGCTGCAGGTCAGTTCGTCTGTAACATCATTGATCATGTTCCTCACTATATAGGGTTGAACAACTAGCAGGGGTAAACAAATAAAGATTCTTGCCAAAATAtggaaaaacagcaaacaaacaaaaaaatgtcctAAAAAATTTGAACACTGTAACaacaatgaaaataataaatctcTTTCCTTTCTTCAGCCATCTCATAACATGCACAGACAAATAGTTTTAAGAAGAATAGTGGAAATTAAAAAATTGATTAGTAGAATCTGTTACAGACTATCTGAGATATCTTCTTTGTTTGCCCCTCCAGCTAGAAGAAAATCCCAGGAACATGCAGAAATGCCAAAGGTTTGGCCAGTGCATGATGAAGTTTAGAACTTGAGGGTACATGCTTCCTTTTTCTAACaatgtgatttcttttttctcttttgtcgCTTTGCAATTGTGTGTTTACAATTCTGACTAACAAGCTCCTGCGGTTTAACAACTGCCATTAAACAAGTCTCTTCGTTTATCTGCAAGAATTCAATTAGCTCTTTTAACATAAACTCGCAACCAGGCGTAAAGCAAAGCGGTGCACTTCAGCCCACGGGGTATTTCACAAAGCAGAGATTAAAAATGTAACTGGGTGATGTAATACCAGTAATAAAGTCAGTGATATATCTGAGCTGAAATAAAAATTTCAAACATAAGCCTCAGCTGTTTGCTGATGGCTTGTAATATTAAGTCATTTCCAAAATACTGCTTTTTAATAGTCATCTGGCAAAAACACTGCTTTCTGAAATATTCCCTTGTAGCTTCATGCAGTTCTCAAAGGGTTAAAGTGCCATTAATCAACTCTGAGTACTTTCTCTTCTTTTATTAGAGGAACAGCGGAGTACTGCTGCCAATATTCTAAGACTTATACATGGTAAGGAATCCCTATGCTCTCTATGAATTAGACCAAAATTGTGATTCCGGGACAAGTATTAACCCTTTGAGTGCTGTGCTTGAGCTTTCGCTTCACTGGCAGTGTTTGGACGATATAACGATGCCCATAAGTTTTTaatgagtgcgtgtgtgtgtatgcatgtgcttTGCAGACCCTTTGACCAGCCACATGGAGATGGTGACCGAGATCGTTGTTCCCACTGTGTGCACACTCTCCATTTTGCTCAGTGCCATCTTCCTCATGTTCCTGCTGCGGAGGCGTAACTAGGAAGGCTTTCGTGTTTATACATCACAAACatcggcacacacacacatatgcacacacttaAAATGTAAGTGCATCACTTCTTTATTGGATCACGTGTGAATATAAATACATcatttgaactgaactgaaagaaCTGGTGATTTTTATCGATTTGATGTGTGTAAAGCGTTTTGCTCTAAAATGACTGGTTTAGCGTAGAAGGAAAAAGGAGTCAGAGTTTCTAATTAAACTACTGCTGTGGGATACTGGTAATGCAAACAGACCAGCTGATCTACTGCACTTTGTCTT from the Oreochromis niloticus isolate F11D_XX linkage group LG7, O_niloticus_UMD_NMBU, whole genome shotgun sequence genome contains:
- the lctlb gene encoding lactase-like protein isoform X2: MLPRCAVGVCHVLMLVLCVSAAEDFDWTKNHHGSFYYGTFPAGFSWGAGGSAYQTEGAWDKDGKGLSIWDVFSHKKGKIQQNDTGDFSCEGYYKVKDDVSLMKELRLNHYRFSISWPRLLPTGIKSDHVNEKGIQYYDHLINHLLENKITPIVTLYHWDLPQVLQEKYGGWQNISMVNYFNEFANLCFERFGDRVKYWITFNNPWSVAVEGYETGEHAPGLRLRGTGAYRAAHHIIKAHAKVWHTYDTQWRGKQKGLVGIALSGEWGEPVDISNQKDIEAAERYVQFHLGWFATPIFHGDYPQVMKDFIGRKSVQQGLGTSRLPTFSPQEKSYIKGTCDFLGIGHFTTRYITQKNNPSGRSSSNYFSDRDLAELVDPRWPDPGSEWLYAVPWGFRRLLNFVKTQYGNPMIYVTENGVSEKMLCTELCDEWRIQYYKDYINEMLKAIKDGVNVKGYTAWSLLDKFEWDEGFSERFGLYYVDFRNKNKPRYPKASVQFYKRIISSNGFPNQREVENWRRKAVETCSSSNQLLAADPLTSHMEMVTEIVVPTVCTLSILLSAIFLMFLLRRRN
- the lctlb gene encoding lactase-like protein isoform X1, with the translated sequence MLPRCAVGVCHVLMLVLCVSAAEDFDWTKNHHGSFYYGTFPAGFSWGAGGSAYQTEGAWDKDGKGLSIWDVFSHKKGKIQQNDTGDFSCEGYYKVKDDVSLMKELRLNHYRFSISWPRLLPTGIKSDHVNEKGIQYYDHLINHLLENKITPIVTLYHWDLPQVLQEKYGGWQNISMVNYFNEFANLCFERFGDRVKYWITFNNPWSVAVEGYETGEHAPGLRLRGTGAYRAAHHIIKAHAKVWHTYDTQWRGKQKGLVGIALSGEWGEPVDISNQKDIEAAERYVQFHLGWFATPIFHGDYPQVMKDFIGRKSVQQGLGTSRLPTFSPQEKSYIKGTCDFLGIGHFTTRYITQKNNPSGRSSSNYFSDRDLAELVDPRWPDPGSEWLYAVPWGFRRLLNFVKTQYGNPMIYVTENGVSEKMLCTELCDEWRIQYYKDYINEMLKAIKDGVNVKGYTAWSLLDKFEWDEGFSERFGLYYVDFRNKNKPRYPKASVQFYKRIISSNGFPNQREVENWRRKAVETCSSSNQLLAAEEQRSTAANILRLIHDPLTSHMEMVTEIVVPTVCTLSILLSAIFLMFLLRRRN
- the lctlb gene encoding lactase-like protein isoform X3, producing MLPRCAVGVCHVLMLVLCVSAAEDFDWTKNHHGSFYYGTFPAGFSWGAGGSAYQTEGAWDKDGKGLSIWDVFSHKKGKIQQNDTGDFSCEGYYKVKDDVSLMKELRLNHYRFSISWPRLLPTGIKSDHVNEKGIQYYDHLINHLLENKITPIVTLYHWDLPQVLQEKYGGWQNISMVNYFNEFANLCFERFGDRVKYWITFNNPWSVAVEGYETGEHAPGLRLRGTGAYRAAHHIIKAHAKVWHTYDTQWRGKQKGLVGIALSGEWGEPVDISNQKDIEAAERYVQFHLGWFATPIFHGDYPQVMKDFIGRKSVQQGLGTSRLPTFSPQEKSYIKGTCDFLGIGHFTTRYITQKNNPSGRSSSNYFSDRDLAELVDPRWPDPGSEWLYAVPWGFRRLLNFVKTQYGNPMIYVTENGVSEKMLCTELCDEWRIQYYKDYINEMLKAIKDGVNVKGYTAWSLLDKFEWDEGFSERFGLYYVDFRNKNKPRYPKASVQFYKRIISSNGFPNQREVENWRRKAVETCSSSNQLLAAARRKSQEHAEMPKVWPVHDEV